Proteins encoded together in one uncultured Fretibacterium sp. window:
- a CDS encoding type II toxin-antitoxin system YafQ family toxin, with translation MLTISYSSRFKKDYKIIKKRGYDMTLLEEVLTLLSEEQPLPQKYRDHVLIGNFIGHRECHITSDWLLIYKIEANDLLLSLTRTGTHSDLF, from the coding sequence ATGCTGACGATTAGTTATTCCTCACGGTTCAAAAAGGATTACAAGATCATCAAAAAGCGTGGTTACGACATGACATTGCTGGAGGAAGTGCTGACGCTTCTGAGCGAGGAGCAGCCCCTGCCGCAAAAATATCGCGACCATGTTCTCATTGGAAATTTTATCGGCCATCGGGAATGCCACATAACCTCGGATTGGCTGCTGATTTACAAAATCGAGGCGAACGATCTGCTGCTTTCATTGACCAGAACGGGAACGCACAGCGACCTGTTTTAA
- a CDS encoding type II toxin-antitoxin system RelB/DinJ family antitoxin, which yields MAQTNINIRMDENLKRDFDKMCGELGMNMTTAFNIFAKTVVRQQGIPFPIVLDTPNSETLAAIEDVNRRRNLRGPFNSVQALMEDLNADD from the coding sequence ATGGCACAAACCAACATCAACATCCGCATGGATGAAAATTTGAAGCGGGACTTTGACAAGATGTGCGGCGAGCTGGGCATGAACATGACTACGGCGTTTAACATCTTTGCGAAAACCGTTGTCCGGCAGCAGGGCATACCGTTCCCTATCGTGCTGGACACGCCCAACTCAGAGACGCTGGCGGCGATTGAGGACGTGAACAGACGGCGCAACCTGCGCGGTCCGTTCAACAGTGTTCAAGCTCTGATGGAAGACTTGAATGCTGACGATTAG
- a CDS encoding TDT family transporter — protein sequence MNFLRQYPIPTAGLILSLFALGNLVQGYSQGARLLLGGVAFLLYLPYLLKLLVLNAKLKEPLENPVAASVLPTFTMATLLLAGYVKPYAPEAGEAVWYAGLVGHALLILWFSWMFLKGAALKKVFPSWFIVYVGIAVASASAPVTGRLDIGRMAFWFAFVTYFCLLPFVCWRLWKVGQVPDAARPTAVILAAPASLLLAGYMVSFEVKEPVLVWLLLAFSLFFYVAGMLYLLRLCRTSFTPGHAAFTFPLVISALAVKMTAGYTGLAWMAALEHVQTAIAVLVVLWVLGGYLKFLFPK from the coding sequence TTGAATTTTTTGCGGCAATATCCTATTCCGACCGCGGGGCTGATCCTCTCTCTGTTCGCGCTGGGCAACCTCGTGCAGGGCTATAGTCAGGGGGCTCGGCTGCTTCTCGGGGGAGTTGCGTTTCTTCTCTATCTGCCCTATCTGCTCAAGTTGCTGGTCCTGAACGCAAAGTTGAAGGAGCCCCTCGAGAACCCGGTCGCGGCGAGCGTCCTGCCGACGTTCACGATGGCGACCCTGTTGCTGGCCGGGTACGTCAAACCCTACGCGCCGGAGGCAGGGGAGGCCGTCTGGTACGCCGGGCTCGTGGGGCATGCACTTTTGATCCTGTGGTTCAGCTGGATGTTTTTGAAGGGGGCTGCCCTGAAGAAGGTGTTCCCTTCGTGGTTCATCGTCTACGTCGGCATTGCTGTGGCCAGCGCCTCCGCTCCGGTGACGGGGCGCCTGGATATCGGGCGTATGGCCTTCTGGTTTGCCTTTGTCACCTATTTCTGCCTTCTGCCCTTCGTCTGCTGGCGTCTCTGGAAGGTCGGGCAGGTTCCGGACGCCGCAAGGCCCACGGCGGTCATCCTTGCCGCACCCGCATCCCTGCTGCTGGCGGGCTACATGGTCTCGTTCGAGGTGAAAGAGCCTGTCCTCGTGTGGCTGCTTCTCGCCTTTTCCCTCTTCTTCTACGTGGCGGGGATGTTGTATCTGCTGAGGCTCTGCCGGACCTCCTTTACCCCCGGCCATGCGGCGTTTACCTTTCCCCTGGTGATCAGCGCCCTCGCGGTGAAGATGACGGCCGGGTACACGGGGCTGGCCTGGATGGCGGCGTTGGAGCACGTGCAGACGGCCATTGCCGTCCTTGTCGTACTTTGGGTGCTGGGGGGCTACCTGAAGTTTTTGTTCCCGAAGTAA